The Sporosarcina ureae genome includes a region encoding these proteins:
- a CDS encoding TIGR00282 family metallophosphoesterase, producing the protein MKVLFIGDIVGSMGREMVMDYLSRLKRKYQADVIIANGENAASGRGITKSIYHDLLHAGVDVITMGNHTWDQREIYDFIDEVDYLIRPANFSEQAPGKGMTSITKNGVTLSVINLHGRTFLPPHDDPFAKADELVEEALQTSPLVFVDFHAEATSEKIAMGWHLDGKVSAVVGTHTHVQTADDRILPGGTAYLTDAGMTGPYDEILGMKKEDVLYRFYTNLPTRFEVPKSGRPQLNGMFVELDDKTGKALKIERIRINEDHPFKN; encoded by the coding sequence ATGAAAGTACTATTTATTGGAGATATCGTAGGATCAATGGGAAGAGAAATGGTGATGGATTATTTATCGCGTTTGAAACGCAAATATCAAGCAGATGTGATCATCGCAAATGGTGAAAATGCAGCTTCAGGCAGAGGAATTACAAAATCCATCTATCATGATTTATTGCATGCGGGAGTAGATGTTATCACGATGGGTAACCATACTTGGGATCAACGTGAGATTTATGATTTTATAGATGAAGTGGATTACTTGATTCGTCCTGCTAACTTCTCAGAACAAGCACCAGGTAAAGGCATGACATCGATAACAAAAAATGGCGTTACTCTTTCTGTGATTAATTTACACGGCCGCACATTTTTGCCTCCACATGATGATCCGTTTGCAAAAGCAGATGAATTGGTGGAAGAAGCCTTGCAAACATCGCCGTTAGTCTTTGTTGATTTCCATGCAGAAGCAACAAGTGAAAAGATTGCAATGGGCTGGCATTTAGACGGGAAAGTATCCGCTGTCGTAGGAACACATACACATGTACAAACTGCTGACGATCGAATTTTACCAGGCGGGACTGCCTATTTAACAGATGCAGGAATGACAGGCCCGTATGATGAGATTTTAGGAATGAAAAAAGAAGATGTATTATATCGTTTCTATACTAACTTGCCAACACGCTTTGAGGTACCGAAAAGTGGAAGACCTCAGCTAAACGGTATGTTTGTAGAATTGGATGACAAAACAGGCAAGGCACTTAAAATTGAGCGGATTCGAATCAACGAAGATCATCCGTTCAAAAACTAA
- a CDS encoding stage V sporulation protein S encodes MSPLKVSSRSNPNSVAGALVAVIREQGYAEIQAVGAGALNQAVKAIAIARGFVAPSGGDLICAPAFTDIEINGEARTALKLFIEKKERK; translated from the coding sequence GTGAGTCCCTTAAAAGTATCATCTCGCTCAAATCCGAACTCAGTAGCAGGAGCATTGGTTGCAGTTATTCGTGAACAAGGCTATGCCGAGATCCAGGCAGTCGGTGCTGGAGCATTAAATCAAGCAGTGAAGGCAATTGCTATCGCAAGAGGATTCGTAGCACCAAGCGGAGGCGACTTAATTTGTGCGCCTGCCTTCACCGATATTGAAATCAATGGGGAAGCTAGAACGGCACTCAAACTTTTCATTGAAAAAAAAGAGCGCAAGTAG
- the miaB gene encoding tRNA (N6-isopentenyl adenosine(37)-C2)-methylthiotransferase MiaB, producing MNEEQRLQAGLATKNNSKPDIKEKDYSKYFESVYSGPSLKDAKKRGKEEVEYHDNFQIDQRFRGMGQGRKFFIRTFGCQMNEHDTEVIAGILMALGYDATDNVKEADVILLNTCAIRENAENKVFGELGHYKPLKLTNPDLLIGVCGCMSQEESVVNKILKTYDQVDMIFGTHNIHRLPNILHEAYMSKEMVIEVWSKEGDVIEDLPKVRNGKVKAWVNIMYGCDKFCTYCIVPYTRGKERSRRPDDIIQEVRQLAAEGYKEITLLGQNVNAYGKDFDDINYRLGDLMDALRLIDIPRIRFTTSHPRDFDDHLIEVLAKGGNLVDHIHLPVQSGSSDMLKIMARKYTRESYLELVNKIKTAIPTASLTTDIIVGFPNETDEQFEETMSLYREVGFDMAFTYIYSPREGTPAAKMQDNVTMEVKKERLQRLNKLVNELSAEAMKPYEGQIVKVLVEGESKKNPDVLAGYTEKSKLVNFVGPRSVIGKIVEVQIKEAKSWSLNGEFIGVVKEEKVMS from the coding sequence ATGAATGAAGAACAGCGCTTGCAAGCTGGACTCGCTACAAAAAATAATTCAAAACCAGACATTAAAGAGAAAGACTATAGCAAATACTTCGAGTCTGTGTATAGCGGGCCTTCTCTAAAAGACGCAAAAAAACGCGGGAAAGAAGAAGTGGAATATCACGATAACTTTCAAATAGATCAACGCTTTAGAGGAATGGGACAAGGTCGAAAGTTCTTTATTCGAACATTTGGCTGTCAAATGAACGAACACGATACGGAAGTGATCGCAGGGATTCTAATGGCATTAGGATATGATGCAACTGACAATGTAAAAGAAGCAGACGTTATATTACTCAATACATGCGCAATCCGTGAAAATGCTGAAAATAAAGTGTTTGGTGAATTAGGTCATTATAAACCACTCAAATTGACAAACCCTGATTTGTTAATCGGCGTTTGTGGTTGCATGTCGCAAGAGGAATCCGTTGTAAATAAAATTTTAAAAACGTATGATCAAGTAGATATGATTTTTGGAACACATAATATCCATCGTTTGCCGAACATTTTACATGAAGCCTATATGTCAAAAGAGATGGTCATAGAAGTGTGGTCAAAAGAAGGCGACGTGATTGAAGATTTACCGAAGGTTCGTAACGGCAAGGTGAAAGCATGGGTTAATATTATGTATGGATGCGATAAGTTCTGTACGTACTGTATCGTGCCGTATACACGTGGAAAAGAACGCAGCAGACGACCGGATGACATCATTCAGGAAGTCCGTCAGCTGGCTGCAGAGGGATATAAAGAGATTACCTTGCTTGGTCAGAACGTCAATGCGTACGGCAAAGACTTTGATGATATCAATTACCGGCTGGGTGACCTGATGGATGCCCTGCGTTTGATTGATATACCCCGGATTCGTTTCACAACGAGTCATCCGCGTGACTTCGATGATCACTTAATTGAAGTGCTCGCAAAAGGTGGCAATCTTGTCGATCATATTCATTTGCCCGTTCAGTCAGGTTCATCCGATATGCTGAAAATTATGGCCCGTAAATACACACGCGAAAGTTACTTGGAGTTAGTAAATAAAATTAAAACTGCGATTCCTACTGCATCATTGACAACAGATATAATTGTTGGATTCCCCAATGAAACAGACGAACAGTTTGAAGAAACGATGTCTCTTTATCGTGAAGTCGGTTTCGATATGGCGTTCACATATATCTATTCACCGCGTGAAGGAACACCGGCTGCGAAGATGCAGGATAATGTAACAATGGAAGTGAAAAAGGAGCGTTTACAGCGTCTAAACAAGCTGGTAAACGAACTGTCTGCAGAAGCGATGAAGCCATATGAAGGACAGATTGTAAAAGTGCTGGTTGAAGGGGAAAGTAAGAAGAACCCTGATGTACTCGCCGGTTATACAGAAAAAAGCAAGCTGGTAAACTTTGTAGGGCCGCGTTCTGTAATCGGTAAGATAGTGGAAGTTCAAATTAAAGAAGCAAAATCATGGTCACTAAACGGTGAATTCATCGGAGTGGTCAAAGAGGAAAAGGTGATGTCATAA
- a CDS encoding RicAFT regulatory complex protein RicA family protein, whose translation MEKKFTKDEIIEKARDLAHMLANTEEVEFYKRAEAQINENQKVREKIASMKSLQTQAVNFQNYEKERALKAIEKKIEQVQGEIDAIPLVQEFKQSQDEVNDLLQLVSNTIANSVTDEIIESTGGDLLRGETGSYVKNTQKKSLS comes from the coding sequence ATGGAAAAGAAGTTTACGAAAGACGAAATTATAGAAAAAGCACGTGATTTGGCACATATGTTGGCAAATACAGAGGAAGTTGAATTTTATAAGCGTGCAGAAGCCCAAATCAATGAAAATCAAAAAGTACGTGAAAAAATTGCTAGTATGAAATCACTTCAAACACAGGCAGTGAACTTCCAAAACTACGAAAAAGAACGTGCATTAAAAGCGATCGAAAAGAAAATCGAACAAGTTCAAGGTGAAATTGATGCGATTCCATTGGTACAAGAATTCAAACAGTCTCAAGACGAAGTGAATGACTTGCTGCAACTGGTTTCCAATACAATCGCAAACAGTGTAACAGATGAAATTATTGAATCAACAGGCGGCGATTTATTGCGCGGCGAAACAGGCTCATATGTAAAGAATACACAGAAAAAATCATTGTCTTAA
- the cotE gene encoding outer spore coat protein CotE produces MTKAVIAKGKHRSETTELLKPPNRPSSILGCWVINHTHQAKKVGSHVEVTGSFDVNVWYSHHDHSKTSVFTESVPYKDKIALHYRDEPTSAKEETIVTVLQHPNCTEASISECGQNFSISIERELLVEMIGETKVSVTIHPHPHDEEWPILESESSSVVMEDKTNKEVPNQERPHQPPRKDSPF; encoded by the coding sequence GTGACGAAAGCTGTTATCGCCAAAGGGAAGCATCGATCAGAAACTACTGAGCTGCTGAAGCCACCTAATCGTCCTTCCAGCATATTAGGGTGTTGGGTGATTAATCACACGCATCAAGCCAAGAAAGTCGGTTCGCATGTGGAAGTAACAGGTAGTTTTGATGTGAATGTTTGGTACTCACATCATGATCATTCCAAAACATCTGTCTTTACTGAGTCGGTACCTTATAAGGATAAGATCGCATTGCATTATCGCGATGAGCCGACATCGGCTAAAGAAGAAACGATTGTCACAGTATTACAGCATCCTAACTGTACAGAGGCTAGTATTTCTGAATGTGGCCAAAACTTTTCAATTTCTATTGAAAGAGAATTATTAGTCGAGATGATCGGTGAGACAAAAGTTTCTGTAACCATTCATCCTCATCCACATGATGAAGAGTGGCCAATACTAGAATCAGAGTCTTCATCTGTTGTGATGGAAGATAAAACGAATAAAGAAGTTCCGAATCAAGAGAGGCCTCACCAACCACCACGTAAAGATTCACCATTTTAA